A region of the Microcystis aeruginosa FD4 genome:
GCTATGCGCGGAGATAGGAGTCGTCAATCAGCCAAAAAACTTTGGGACAGTTTACCAGGTGTTTACCGGCAATGCGCTGTTGCTTACACAGACTTTTGGGAGTCCTATAAGACAGTAATTCCCAGTAAACGTCATCGACCGGTTGGGAAAGAAACTGGTCAAACCAATCCTATTGAAAGATTAAATAATACCTTTCGACAAAGGATTTATCGACTGGTGAGACAGAGTCTATCTTTCTCTAAAAAAATGGAGAATCACGTTGGGGAACCCTTTGGTATTTTATCCATGACTACAATGCACAGCAAAGCAAAGGATTAAGCCACCATCACTACTACCGAATCACCACCATTTGCAGAATCCTAATTCTGATGTTAGGGAGGAGGATAGGGGTTTGTGTGACGGGATTGGTGAGGAGAAGTCTAAACTATGATTAGAATGATTAAATGAAGACTATGATTTGATTGCAGAAGGATGATGTGTGGGGATGCAGAAAGAATGATGGCTAAATCTTACTTAATTTATCTCGATGTTTGTTGTTTGAATCGTCCTTTTGATGATTGGACACAAGAGAGGATTCGATTAGAAGGACAAACCATTCTAGATATTTTCAAGCGGTTTTATCTGGGAGAATGGAAATTAGTCAGTAGTGAAACCATAGAGGCAGAATTAAAAAGAATGAGTAATCTGGATAAATTAAACAGGATTAAAGAACTATTAGAAATTGCTTAAAGTAAAATACTTTTAAATGATGAAATAGATCAACGCTCTCAAGAAATAGAAGATTTAGGATTTGATCTTTATGATTCTTTTCACATCGCTTGCGTCGAATATGCTAGAATAGATGTATTGCTAACCACCGATGACAGATTACTTAGAAAAGCCATAAAATGCCGTAAATTATTGCAAGTAAAATTAGATAATCCTGTTACTTGGTTAATGGCAACTTTGCTATTACAAGGAGATGAAAAAAATGACACCAATTGAGCTAAGACAAAAAGGCTATCAAGCATTAGTCAAAGAATTAGGACAAGTCGATGCTATTCGCTTTTTACAAGATACTGGATGGGGTTTTGGTGACTATACTCAAGAACGTCAACAGACCTTAAAAAATGTGACAAGAGCCGATTTTTGGCAAGATATTCAGGAGATTAGAAGTAAGCAGAATTAAATTTAATAGTGAAGGAAAATTAGTTGGCAAGGAAAAGTAGTTCACGATACGATAGACATTGGAATCAAATACCCAAAGAGATAACAATGGCTAAAATCTCCATTTCTTTACCCGATGAACTGGTTAATTACCTAGACCAGAAAGTAGAAGATAAAAGCATTTTCATCGCCTCAATTTTACAACAATGGCGACAACAACAAGAAGCAGAAGAACTCGCCCAAGCTTTTTTAGCAGTAGATGAACTAGAATTAGGATGGACTGACGAATGGCAAACAGCAGCGATTATCAACTCGGAAGCATTATGGCTGAAGTAAAACTTAAATCCAAGCATCTAAACTCCTTAAAAAAATTTATTGAAGACGCATTAACCGAAAGACTGCGAGAACTTCAAGAAGGAATTAAGCGCACCCAAGAACGAATAACTTTTTTTGAAAATAGGTATCAAATGCAGACACAAGAATTTCTCAGACGATTTGAAAACAATCAATTGCAGCATACCTTAGACTTTGATGAATGGATGGGAGAAGCTTGGATGCTAGAAGCTTTACTGCAAGATAAAGAAGAAATTGAGGAGATAGAATTTGTTGATTAATGACTATTTTCAAGAGATTATAAATCTCCTTGAAGCTTGTCCAATAGTTCAATCTTATAACCTCATTACTGATAGTAGAAGTCTTTATGTAGGGTTTGCTGAAAAAGTAAGGGCGAAGCATTCGGATAGAAAATCTCTGGTTTCACCGATAGGTTATTGCCCGAATGCTTCGCCCCTACAGGACGCGGGCCGATGAAGACGCAAGGTTTTGAACGACGATTCTCTCAAAATCTTGCACCTGTTTCGCGAGAAAAGCCACAAATTTGACAGAAAAGAATTTGATTCGTCGGGTTAAGAAGGATATATAGTTCGGGTTTATAATGATAAAAGTTTATGCTTAGAAAATTAATTACACTCTTTGAAAAATTTTCTTTATTTCGACAGTAGCTGTCATTATCTTCCGTAATTGTAGCGTTTAGAAATACCTAATCTTAACCAATTAACAAAGCGAGAAGGTATGAGCAACCCTTCTCGCTTTATTATAACTAAACTAACACCTCCACAGCTTGCGGAACTACTGCCGTCTCGGTCGTGGTCGTGGTATTTTCTCCTAGGTAAATTCCCAAAGAACGGGCTGTTTTCACGATAAAACCATGGGGATCCACGGGATAGGCACAGCGATTCTCTTGATGACATTTTTTGATAATTTTGATCACCGGTTTCAGGGGCAAACTACGCACTTGTCCCCCGCGCCAAATCACCACGCGATCGAGTTTTCCCTTTTCAATTAATTCTACGGCCTTAATGCCAAAAGCCGTGGCTAAGAGTCGATCCATGGCCAAAGGAGGACGACTTCTTTGCAGGTGTCCCAAGGACATGGCCCGCACATCCATGGAATTGAGGTAACAGAAGACGGGATCGGTAACGCATAAAGAGCGAGTTTTGTCAACTATTAATTTTTCTAAATAATCGCCAATATACTTCTCTTTTTGGTTATCTTCGTTTTTAACCCCCTCAGAAATGACAATGAGAGCGAATTGACGACCTTGAGCGCGCAATTGTGCCAAATGACGACAACAACCGTCGATAATTTCGGGAGTGAGAGCAGGGGTTAATTCGGGAATAAAAATCGCATCGGCTCCCCCGGCAATCCCGGCATGAAGGGCTAAATGACCAGCATCTCTACCCATCACCTGCACAATCATCACCCTTTCGTGACTAGCGGCGGTAAAGGTGAGATCATACAAAGCTTGGGTGACGATATCGACGGCAGTGGTAAAACCGACGGACCATTCCGTATAGGGAACATCATTATCGATGGTTTTGGGAACCGCGATAATATTCCAATTGCCCTTCTGGGCGAGATCGTAGATGATATCGATGCTCCCATCGCCCCCGACGACGATCAGGGCATCTAATCCCAGCATTTCGTATCCTTGCAGGATTTTCGTGGCAATTTCTGGGTTTTCGGGATGTCCTTTGCTCAAAGAACCCAAGATACTACCACTAAGGAACTGCAAAACGTCTAATCCTTTCAAGACCCCTGGCAGGTTATAGCCATGGTGAGTCAGGATCAAATCTTGGGGGTGATATTTTCCCTCGGCAATCTGCATAAAACCGTCGGTCCCGTAGGGAATGCCGTACACATCCCAACCCTTTAGTTTTGATGCTTTTACCACGGCACGAATTACCGCATTTAACCCCGGGCAATCGCCACCACTGGTCAGAATACCAATTTTTTTCCTTTGATTCTCGTTCATGGTTATATCCTCCAGGATTTTTTTGTCAGTTACCAGTTATCAGTTATCAGTTATCAGATGTTAGTTTTCAGGTTTCAGTTAAGTAGCTGGTTATAATTAAATTAAAAATGGATTTTAGGTTCGATCCCCCCTTAATCCCCCCTTGATAAGGGGGGTGTCTGATAATTTTTAACGCCTACCTACTTAAGTTATCAGTTCACTGATTACTGATTACTGTTTACTGATTACTGTTTACTGATCACTGAAAAAAGCTCCCCACTCCCCACTTTTATTTGCTGGTGGTTTGAAAACGTTTCCAAACAGGTTCGTAACTTTGCAGAGCTTTCATATACTGTACCCGTTCAAAAGCGCTCGGATCTGGGCAATTCATTTGACTCATACTGCCAATTAACTGCTCGATCGATTCATACTCATTTTCTTCCAACCAATGCAATAAACCCTGTTCGATCTTGGTAATTTCCTCCAAACCGTGGCGTAATAAAACACTAACTAACATGGTCGCTTTTGCCCCCACCATCATCATTTTGATCACGTCGATGGCGTTATGAATACCACTGGTAGCGGCAAAATCCGTCGGTACACGACCGTAAAGCATGGCAATCCAGCGCAGGGGTAAACGCATTGCTTGGGGATTACTGAGGATAATATTGGGGTGAACATCTAAGGTTTCTAAGTCGATATCCGGCTGATAGAAACGGTTAAATAATACCAACCCATCGGCCCCCGCTTCCGCTAATTGTTTAGCCATATTGGCCGTATTGCTAAAGTAGGGACTTAACTTCATCGAGACGGGAATTGATACCTCCGATTTGACAATTTTGAGGATATCAACATAGTTTTGTTCGACGTGATTTCCGGTTAATTCTAGGTCGTTGGGAACATAATAAATATTCAACTCCAAAGCATCAGCGCCCGCTTGTTGAATTTGAATGGCATACTCCAACCATCCCCCAGAGGTCTCACCGTTGAGACTGGCAATAATCGGAATATCGACCATTTCTTTGGCTTTGCGAATATGGTTAAGATATTCGTCGGAACCAACGTGAAAAACCTCCGGTTCGGGAAAATAAGTCAAAGCTTCCGCAAAACTCTCGGCTCCGTGGGTAAAATGATGGTGTAGAGCCAGTCTTTCCTGTTTAATCTGCTCCTCAAAAAAGGAGTGTAGAACCACGGCAGCGGCTCCAAAGTCTTCCATTCTCTTGATATTGTCGATATCCTCGCTCAAGGGTGCGGCCGCACCGATGACTAGCGGCGATCGCAATTGTAAACCCATGTAGGTAGTGTGTAGATTCATAACTATTCCTTGCTCCCTGTACCTTTTGCTGCTAGATACTGATACATTTGCCAGCGCGTATCCACATCTGCTTGTGCTTCTTTGAGCAGACGTTTAGCTTCCTCCGGCTTACTGGTGGCCAACATCTTAAAGCGATTCTCCGAGTAGAGAGTTTGCGCTACGGTAAGCTTAGGCGCACGGCTGTCCAATTGTAGGGGATTTTTGCCTTCTTTAGCTAAATCGGGATGATAACGGTACATTAACCAGCGACCGCTTTCCACCACTTCTTTTTGATGGTTCATGGCGGTGGTCATGTTGATCCCGTGAGCAATACAGTGAGAATAGGCGATAATTAACGATGGCCCGTTATAAGCTTCCGCTTCTAGGAAAGCTTTGATAGTTTGCTCGTTTCTTGCCCCCATAGCCACGCTGGCCACATAGACGTTACCGTAGGTCATGGCCATTAAACCGAGGTCTTTTTTCGGTCCCGGTTTGCCACCAGAAGCAAATTTAGCTACAGCGGCGCGAGGAGTAGCTTTTGAGGCCTGGCCGCCCGTATTCGAGTAAACCTCCGTATCCATGACCAAAATATTCACATTGCGACCACTAGCTAAAACGTGATCTAAGCCACCATAACCGATGTCGTAGGCCCAACCGTCACCCCCGACAATCCAGACACTTTTCTTGACCAGATAATCGGCGACGGATAACAGCATTTTCACCTGCGTGGTCGGGGTTAATTGCCCTAAACGGGATTTTAAGGCCTCTACCCGTTGCCGTTGTTCGTAAATTTCCGCTTCATCCACTTGGTGACAATTGAGAATATCTGCCGCTAGACTTTCTCCGATTTCACTAGCGAGGGTTGCTAACAGTTCGGCGGCAAATTCTGCCTGTTTATCGATGGAAACCCGGAATCCTAAGCCAAATTCGGCATTATCTTCAAAGAGGGAATTCGACCAAGCTGGACCGCGACCTTCGGCGTTAACTGCCCAGGGCGTTGTCGGTAAATTACCTCCGTAGATAGATGAACAACCGGTGGCATTAGCCACTATCATGCGATCGCCGAATAGCTGACTGACCAATTTAACGTAGGGAGTCTCACCACAACCGGCACAAGCACCAGAAAACTCAAAGAGAGGTTCCTGCATTTGCTGATGGTTAATTTTGTTGAGATTTAGGCTTAATCGGTCTGGATTAGGCAAATTAAGGAAGAAATCCCAGTTGACTCGTTCCTGTTCCCGCAGGGGCAATTGGGGAGCCATATTAATCGCTCTTAGACGCGGTTGCGATTTGTTTTTAGCGGGGCAAACATCGACGCAAAGACCGCAACCAGTACAATCTTCGGCGGCCACTTGGATGGTGAATTTGAGCCTCTTCCAGTCGTGATCCTTGGCATTAGCGACTTTAAAGGTTTCCGGGGCCGTGGCTAATTCGGCCTCATCATAGACTTTTGAGCGAATAACGGCGTGGGGACAAACGAGAACGCATTTACCGCACTGAACACAGACATCAGCGTCCCAAACGGGGATTTCTTGGGCAATATTGCGTTTTTCCCATTGGCTAGTGGCGGTGGGATAAGTACCATCGTTGGGAAGGGCGCTAACGGGCAATTCCTCCCCGTGACGGGCGATAATTTTGCCGAGGACTTCTCGGACGAAAGCGGGTGCGGTGTCGGGAATCGGAGGTCTTAATTCAAAAGCTTCCGGGGTGACAGTGGCGGGAATTGGCACTTGATAGAGGTGTTCTAGGGCAGAATCCACAGCTTTGATGTTCATCTGCACGATTTCTTCGCCTTTCTTGCCGTAGGTCTTGCGGATGGCTTTTTTGATTTGTGCGATCGCCTCTTCCCGAGACAAAACCCCCGCCAGAGCAAAGAAACACACCTGCATCACGGTATTAATCCGACTGCCCATCCCCGCTTCTTTGGCCACTTGAGTAGCATTAATCGTATAAACTTGCAGATTTTTATCGATGATAGTTTGCTGGAGATTGCGGGGTAGGTGACTAAATACCTCCTCCGGTGGATAGGGACTATTGAGGAGAAAAATTGAGTTCGGTTTAGCGGTTTCTAGCAGGTCAAATTGTTCGATAAATTCCCACTGATGACAGGCGATAAAGTTAGCATCAGTGATTAAATAGGTAGAGCGGATCGGCTCCGGTCCAAAGCGTAGGTGAGAAACGGTGACGGAGCCAGATTTTTTGGAATCATAGACGAAATAACCCTGGGCATAATTATCAGTATCTTCACCGATAATTTTAATTGAATTTTTGTTAGCTCCCACCGTACCATCGGAACCTAAACCGTAGAAAACCGCCCGCACTACTTTGTCTGGTTCGGTGGAAAAACTGCGGTCATATTCCAGACTAGAAAATGTGAGATCATCAACGATACCAATAGTGAAGTGATTTTTCGGTTTGTCGAGATTTAAGTTATCAAATATACCGGCAACCATGGCGGGGGTAAATTCTTTGGAAGATAAACCGTAGCGTCCTCCCACAATTTTCGGCAGCTGACCTTCGTAGTCTTCCATAAAGGCATTTACCACGTCTAAATATAGCGGATCGCCCCCAGCACCTGGTTCTTTACAGCGATCTAAAACGGCTATTTTTTTCACCGTAGTGGGCAAAGCTGCCAGTAATTTTTCCGCGGCAAAAGGACGATAGAGACGAACTTTTAAAACCCCAACTTTAGCCCCATTTTGATTTAGATAATCCACGGTTTCATGGACGGTTTCTGCTCCCGATCCCATTAAAATAATCACTCTTTCGGCATCGGTCGCACCGTGGTATTCATAAAGATGGTATTGCCGTCCTGTTAATTGGGCAAAACGATCCATAATTTTTTGAGCGATATCGGGACAAGCATGATAGAAAGGATTGACGCTTTCCCTTGCCTGGAAATAAACATCGGGATTTTGTGCCGTGCCTCGTAACACCGGTCGATCGGGAGTTAAAGCCCTTTGACGATGGGCAATAATTAGGTCTTCATTTATCAGTTCTTTGAGAGTTTCATCGCTAATTAATTCGACTTTTTGCACCTCATGACTGGTACGAAAACCATCAAAAAAGTGTAGGAAAGGAAGCCGCGTTTCTAGGGTAGTGGCTGTGGCGATCGCTGCTAGATCATGAGCTTCTTGAACGGAATTAGCCGCTAACATAGCCCAACCCGTACTTCTGGCAGACATAACATCACTATGATCCCCAAAAATTGACAACCCTTGGGCTGCTAAAGCACGGGCCGCCACATGGACCACTGAAGAGGTTAATTCCCCCGCAATTTTGTAGAAGTTGGGGAGCATTAATAATAATCCCTGGGAGGAAGTGAAAGTAGTAGTTAAAGAGCCTGTTTGTAGCGCTCCGTGCAGGGTTCCCGCTGCCCCACCTTCGCTCTGCATTTCGATTACGGAAGGGATGGTTCCCCAGAGATTAGCTCTGCGTTCGGCAGCCCAACTATCGGACCATTCACCCATAGGCGAGGAGGGAGTGATAGGATAAATAGCGATCACTTCACTGAGACGATAGGCAACGCGTGCAACAGCTTCGTTACCATCTATGGTTGCATAGGTTTTTTTTGTCATGTGTTCCCCTTAGTTTTTACGATATTTGTCGGGATTTTAAGTTTTTTTACGGCTCAATTTCGCACTAAATATCCTCTCGTTTCCCTGACAACCGAAGGATTTTCTTTGAGCGTCGCTTTTGACTCCCTATCTACTATTGGACGCTTACGGCAGACAGGCTTAAGTAGAGCAATTTTTCTGTCTCCACCTCGATCATTATCCAGATTCTCGGCTTTCTAGCAATTCGTTATTTTTTCTTAATACGCTGCTGAGTTTGCCGGCAATTGCCACCGGGATTAATTAATATTCAGAATTGAGATAAAAATTAATGATACTTTTTTAAAAAAAGTGCTAGGTCAGAAGATAAGCTGTTGACTATCTAAATTACTCGTTAAGACTGTCTATGAGAAGGGAGAAGGAATTATGAATTATTAATTATGAAGTGGGGAGAAGGGAGACTTTTCAGTTATCAGTGAACAGTAATCAGTAATCAGTGAACCGATACGGACTTTCTCGTAAAGGTGAAGCACAGATTAACCCTTGCTAATCAAGTATTGTAGCCGCAAGAACGAACCTCATCTATCTGAGAAACGCTGTAACTCGCATCTGATAACTGATAACTGATAACTGATAACTGATTCAAGGCTGACGACCGTCTCCTAACCAAGCACGACAATTTTTGATTTTTGCAAGAGATCTAATAACCAGTTGATTTAGTCAGCCGATGAAGTTAAGATGTACTAGGTTAAACACAAATGAACTAAAGTACAAATTATCTTAACCCAAGGATAGGAAAATAGATCATGACTAACCTCGAAACCCTTACTCAAGCGCAACAGGAGTTGTACGACTGGCTAATTGAGTATATTCGCACTACTCAACACGCCCCTTCCATCCGGCAAATGATGCGAGCGATGAATTTACGCTCTCCCGCACCGATTCAAAGCCGTTTAGAACGTTTACGCGCCAAAGGCTATATTGATTGGACAGAAGGAAAAGCACGCACCCTGCGGATTCTCAAACAACCAGTGCAAGGTTTACCGATTCTAGGCGCGATCGCTGCTGGTGGTTTAGTGGAACCCTTCACCGATGTGGAAGAAAAACTCGATCTTTCTAACCTGTTTCAACGCAGTCAAGACTGTTATGCCCTGCGCGTTTCCGGAGACAGTATGATCGAGGATCATATTGCCGATGGGGATCTGGTGATTATGCGTTCTCTCACAGGCGATGAAGCCGTCTCCAATGGGGAAATCGTCGCCGCCAGAGTCGAAGGCCACGGCACTACTTTAAAACGTTTCTACCAAGAAGGGGAAATCATCACTCTCCAACCCTCCAATCAAAAATATCAACCAATTACAGCCAATACTGAACAAGTACAAGTGCAAGGGGTTTTAGTTGGTGTTTGGCGCGGTTATTAGCCAAAACTGGGGCGCACTCAAGCGCCCCGATAATTGTTCCTCACCTTGCTCCCGCAAAAGAATCGGGTTGGCAGACTAGGATAATATAAGGGTTTTAGCCTATCCGGAACTCAGGTGTCTTAAATTTTATGCCCAAAAAACAGAAATATCCCCATCTCTTGGGATCAAAATGGACGGCAAAACAAAAAACATGGGGCTGGCGACATTTTCAAGTGGTCAATCGTCAAAATCGCGGTCAATGGGTTTTCGCCGAATTAGTCGCTTCCTGCGATCCGACTGTCCGCTTCTGGATTAATGCCAAACAGTTGCAAGACGCAAATCTCTGGCAATCAGGTTGGCAAACCCTGACGGAAATCAACCAACCCGACACCGCCGACGAGATTATCGTAAATTAATTTCACCAAAAGTTAACA
Encoded here:
- a CDS encoding ATP-dependent 6-phosphofructokinase, with amino-acid sequence MNENQRKKIGILTSGGDCPGLNAVIRAVVKASKLKGWDVYGIPYGTDGFMQIAEGKYHPQDLILTHHGYNLPGVLKGLDVLQFLSGSILGSLSKGHPENPEIATKILQGYEMLGLDALIVVGGDGSIDIIYDLAQKGNWNIIAVPKTIDNDVPYTEWSVGFTTAVDIVTQALYDLTFTAASHERVMIVQVMGRDAGHLALHAGIAGGADAIFIPELTPALTPEIIDGCCRHLAQLRAQGRQFALIVISEGVKNEDNQKEKYIGDYLEKLIVDKTRSLCVTDPVFCYLNSMDVRAMSLGHLQRSRPPLAMDRLLATAFGIKAVELIEKGKLDRVVIWRGGQVRSLPLKPVIKIIKKCHQENRCAYPVDPHGFIVKTARSLGIYLGENTTTTTETAVVPQAVEVLV
- a CDS encoding dihydroorotate dehydrogenase-like protein, with translation MNLHTTYMGLQLRSPLVIGAAAPLSEDIDNIKRMEDFGAAAVVLHSFFEEQIKQERLALHHHFTHGAESFAEALTYFPEPEVFHVGSDEYLNHIRKAKEMVDIPIIASLNGETSGGWLEYAIQIQQAGADALELNIYYVPNDLELTGNHVEQNYVDILKIVKSEVSIPVSMKLSPYFSNTANMAKQLAEAGADGLVLFNRFYQPDIDLETLDVHPNIILSNPQAMRLPLRWIAMLYGRVPTDFAATSGIHNAIDVIKMMMVGAKATMLVSVLLRHGLEEITKIEQGLLHWLEENEYESIEQLIGSMSQMNCPDPSAFERVQYMKALQSYEPVWKRFQTTSK
- the nifJ gene encoding pyruvate:ferredoxin (flavodoxin) oxidoreductase: MTKKTYATIDGNEAVARVAYRLSEVIAIYPITPSSPMGEWSDSWAAERRANLWGTIPSVIEMQSEGGAAGTLHGALQTGSLTTTFTSSQGLLLMLPNFYKIAGELTSSVVHVAARALAAQGLSIFGDHSDVMSARSTGWAMLAANSVQEAHDLAAIATATTLETRLPFLHFFDGFRTSHEVQKVELISDETLKELINEDLIIAHRQRALTPDRPVLRGTAQNPDVYFQARESVNPFYHACPDIAQKIMDRFAQLTGRQYHLYEYHGATDAERVIILMGSGAETVHETVDYLNQNGAKVGVLKVRLYRPFAAEKLLAALPTTVKKIAVLDRCKEPGAGGDPLYLDVVNAFMEDYEGQLPKIVGGRYGLSSKEFTPAMVAGIFDNLNLDKPKNHFTIGIVDDLTFSSLEYDRSFSTEPDKVVRAVFYGLGSDGTVGANKNSIKIIGEDTDNYAQGYFVYDSKKSGSVTVSHLRFGPEPIRSTYLITDANFIACHQWEFIEQFDLLETAKPNSIFLLNSPYPPEEVFSHLPRNLQQTIIDKNLQVYTINATQVAKEAGMGSRINTVMQVCFFALAGVLSREEAIAQIKKAIRKTYGKKGEEIVQMNIKAVDSALEHLYQVPIPATVTPEAFELRPPIPDTAPAFVREVLGKIIARHGEELPVSALPNDGTYPTATSQWEKRNIAQEIPVWDADVCVQCGKCVLVCPHAVIRSKVYDEAELATAPETFKVANAKDHDWKRLKFTIQVAAEDCTGCGLCVDVCPAKNKSQPRLRAINMAPQLPLREQERVNWDFFLNLPNPDRLSLNLNKINHQQMQEPLFEFSGACAGCGETPYVKLVSQLFGDRMIVANATGCSSIYGGNLPTTPWAVNAEGRGPAWSNSLFEDNAEFGLGFRVSIDKQAEFAAELLATLASEIGESLAADILNCHQVDEAEIYEQRQRVEALKSRLGQLTPTTQVKMLLSVADYLVKKSVWIVGGDGWAYDIGYGGLDHVLASGRNVNILVMDTEVYSNTGGQASKATPRAAVAKFASGGKPGPKKDLGLMAMTYGNVYVASVAMGARNEQTIKAFLEAEAYNGPSLIIAYSHCIAHGINMTTAMNHQKEVVESGRWLMYRYHPDLAKEGKNPLQLDSRAPKLTVAQTLYSENRFKMLATSKPEEAKRLLKEAQADVDTRWQMYQYLAAKGTGSKE
- the lexA gene encoding transcriptional repressor LexA, with protein sequence MTNLETLTQAQQELYDWLIEYIRTTQHAPSIRQMMRAMNLRSPAPIQSRLERLRAKGYIDWTEGKARTLRILKQPVQGLPILGAIAAGGLVEPFTDVEEKLDLSNLFQRSQDCYALRVSGDSMIEDHIADGDLVIMRSLTGDEAVSNGEIVAARVEGHGTTLKRFYQEGEIITLQPSNQKYQPITANTEQVQVQGVLVGVWRGY
- a CDS encoding TIGR02450 family Trp-rich protein; translation: MPKKQKYPHLLGSKWTAKQKTWGWRHFQVVNRQNRGQWVFAELVASCDPTVRFWINAKQLQDANLWQSGWQTLTEINQPDTADEIIVN